Proteins from a genomic interval of Pseudodesulfovibrio nedwellii:
- a CDS encoding alpha/beta hydrolase — protein MRNRDWFLGKKSVPALCMAVAVFLMVGCSSSSKGEAIDLMPAPAIYSEFVNPFEKDVLPPSTIYYATNRAPAVEGELAYSSLRGGVLRFGAASIKMGEGDFSWEEAKRISLLKNRTDKYPLKVESVNEYGVLGSSLNGFVAKDFNEVGVETTGKEFARHIDEKLSRSKRKDVFVYVHGYKVDFNNPILVTAELWHFLGYDGAFIAYSWPSTPRTLAYLSDLETAELSSYQFRAFLEFLAKKTDAERIHIVGYSAGTRIVDKALFQLTLANRHVSKEGLKELKLGHVMLIGSDMDGAIFAANIREGMLDIVEDLSVYVSDSDSAVAVAEWLFDWGRLGQVSREMSVPVKSFLEANPKLRVIDVTGAADADAGNGHGYFRDSPWVSSDILMTLMYDLPPEERGLAKDVDMPIWEFPEDYQQRLLEKLQVKLKPQ, from the coding sequence ATGAGAAACAGAGATTGGTTTTTGGGGAAAAAAAGTGTGCCAGCTTTATGCATGGCGGTAGCCGTGTTCCTGATGGTCGGTTGTTCCTCTTCTTCCAAGGGGGAAGCCATTGATCTTATGCCTGCTCCCGCCATTTATTCCGAGTTTGTCAATCCCTTTGAAAAGGACGTGCTTCCTCCTAGTACTATTTATTATGCCACCAACCGTGCGCCTGCTGTCGAAGGAGAGCTTGCTTATAGCTCGCTTCGAGGGGGCGTTCTTCGGTTTGGTGCCGCCAGTATCAAGATGGGAGAGGGGGATTTTAGTTGGGAGGAAGCCAAACGTATTTCTTTGCTCAAAAATCGAACGGACAAATATCCTCTCAAAGTGGAAAGCGTCAATGAATATGGTGTACTTGGTTCAAGTTTGAACGGATTTGTTGCAAAGGATTTTAATGAGGTCGGAGTGGAAACGACCGGTAAGGAATTTGCTCGGCATATCGATGAAAAATTGAGTCGGTCAAAACGGAAAGATGTTTTTGTGTATGTCCATGGATACAAAGTTGACTTTAATAATCCTATTTTGGTTACGGCTGAATTGTGGCATTTCCTTGGATACGATGGTGCTTTCATTGCCTATTCATGGCCGTCCACGCCGAGAACGTTGGCATATTTGTCAGATCTTGAGACTGCGGAGCTTTCATCATATCAGTTCCGGGCATTTTTGGAATTCCTTGCAAAAAAGACGGACGCTGAGCGAATTCATATCGTTGGTTACAGTGCTGGGACTCGGATTGTGGATAAGGCGCTTTTCCAGCTGACCCTTGCCAACAGGCACGTTTCAAAGGAAGGTTTGAAGGAGTTAAAGCTCGGCCATGTGATGCTTATCGGCAGTGATATGGATGGCGCTATTTTTGCGGCGAATATTCGGGAAGGTATGCTCGATATCGTCGAAGATCTTTCTGTTTATGTGTCAGATTCTGACAGTGCTGTGGCTGTGGCGGAATGGCTTTTTGATTGGGGAAGGCTTGGTCAAGTCTCGCGTGAGATGTCTGTGCCGGTGAAGAGTTTTCTTGAGGCCAATCCCAAGCTCCGCGTTATTGATGTGACAGGGGCAGCGGATGCAGATGCCGGAAATGGGCATGGATATTTCCGTGATAGTCCCTGGGTCAGTAGTGATATACTCATGACCTTGATGTACGACCTGCCACCTGAAGAAAGAGGATTGGCCAAAGATGTCGATATGCCCATATGGGAATTCCCGGAGGATTATCAACAGCGGCTTTTGGAAAAACTGCAAGTTAAATTAAAGCCCCAGTAA
- a CDS encoding DEAD/DEAH box helicase, with protein sequence MSSFKELGLSAATLTALESKGFTNPTPIQALTIPMLLDGSVDIVGQAQTGTGKTAAFGLPVIEAAQEKVRHVQSLILTPTRELAIQVAEEINSLKGQKRIRVLPVYGGQAIHMQLKALKQGVDVVVGTPGRIMDHLKRRTLHIDNLDFFILDEADEMCNMGFVEDVREILASANEDRRTLLFSATMPREVMRIAKEFMGDFEVVSVKPEKSDIPLTRQIFHEMADSDRFEALCRVIDAQPDFYGLVFTRTRADADRVAARLTQRGYPSEPIHGDLSQGQREKILASFRKKKATILVATDVAARGIDVPDLTHVVNFALPQDPQTYVHRTGRTGRAGKQGVAITLIAPNEFRRLMFISKSSGIEIKKEKLPRIEDVIYSKKSRVVSELNAIMEAEGHSNYLDMARELMAEKDAAEVVAALLKNTFGDELIASSYREIDLAGPGSGSRGQSGRVDLVCALGRAHGMGPKEFVEFVAQSAHIKPWSIQHVRVQGNKTTFTVPNHEADKVMNKVNSRDGKPLITQGEFKKKPSYRRDFHKKGGQRPGKRPYMTRGKKKD encoded by the coding sequence ATGTCCAGTTTCAAGGAACTGGGGCTGTCGGCTGCCACGCTGACCGCTCTGGAATCTAAAGGGTTTACGAACCCCACCCCCATTCAGGCCCTGACCATCCCCATGCTGCTCGACGGCTCTGTGGATATCGTGGGCCAGGCCCAGACCGGAACCGGCAAGACCGCCGCTTTCGGCCTTCCCGTTATTGAAGCCGCCCAGGAAAAGGTACGCCACGTCCAGTCGCTCATCCTGACCCCCACCCGCGAACTCGCTATTCAGGTGGCTGAGGAAATCAATTCACTCAAAGGACAAAAACGCATCCGGGTTCTGCCCGTTTACGGTGGACAGGCTATTCACATGCAACTGAAAGCCTTGAAACAAGGCGTTGACGTTGTTGTTGGCACACCTGGTCGCATCATGGATCATCTTAAGCGCCGCACCCTGCATATCGACAATCTCGATTTCTTCATTCTTGATGAAGCGGATGAGATGTGCAACATGGGCTTCGTGGAAGATGTCCGCGAAATTCTCGCTTCCGCCAACGAAGATCGTCGGACCCTGCTCTTTTCGGCCACCATGCCTCGAGAGGTTATGCGCATTGCCAAGGAATTCATGGGCGACTTCGAAGTCGTCTCCGTGAAGCCTGAAAAAAGCGACATTCCGCTCACTCGACAGATTTTCCATGAGATGGCCGACTCAGACCGTTTTGAGGCTCTTTGCAGAGTTATCGACGCCCAGCCGGACTTCTACGGTCTGGTCTTCACACGCACACGTGCTGATGCAGATCGGGTAGCTGCCCGACTGACCCAGCGTGGGTATCCTTCCGAACCGATCCATGGTGATCTTTCGCAGGGCCAGCGTGAAAAAATTCTGGCGAGTTTCCGTAAGAAAAAGGCAACCATCCTTGTGGCAACAGATGTTGCAGCACGTGGTATTGACGTGCCGGACCTGACACACGTGGTCAACTTTGCCCTGCCTCAGGACCCACAGACATATGTACACCGCACCGGACGTACAGGCCGAGCAGGGAAACAAGGCGTTGCCATCACTCTGATCGCGCCTAATGAATTCCGTCGCCTCATGTTCATCTCCAAAAGCTCCGGCATTGAGATCAAAAAAGAAAAATTGCCGCGCATCGAAGATGTAATATATTCCAAGAAGAGCCGCGTGGTTTCCGAACTGAACGCAATCATGGAAGCTGAAGGCCATAGCAACTACTTGGACATGGCCCGCGAACTGATGGCTGAAAAAGATGCCGCCGAAGTCGTGGCCGCCCTGCTCAAAAACACCTTCGGAGACGAACTGATCGCCTCAAGCTATCGCGAAATCGATCTTGCCGGCCCTGGTTCAGGTTCTCGTGGTCAGTCCGGACGAGTTGATCTCGTCTGCGCACTAGGTCGCGCTCACGGCATGGGTCCAAAAGAATTCGTTGAATTTGTTGCCCAGTCCGCTCATATCAAACCTTGGTCCATTCAGCATGTTCGCGTGCAAGGCAACAAAACCACGTTCACTGTCCCCAATCATGAAGCCGACAAGGTCATGAACAAGGTCAACAGCAGAGATGGCAAACCGCTCATCACACAAGGCGAATTCAAAAAGAAACCATCCTACCGTCGTGACTTCCACAAGAAAGGTGGACAACGTCCCGGTAAACGACCTTACATGACTCGGGGCAAGAAAAAAGATTAA
- a CDS encoding PAS domain S-box protein: MREDHEKSKAELIAELNKLRFAVAGTDNEKYRNIVEGLPQFVFELDTAGNLRYTNEYALKSYGYSPKDVIDGLHLADIIHPDSVSQAQNSVASILKGEIIQGEEYIALRKDKSTFPIKVYSQRIVENNRTAGIRGIIVDISDMKLVERALLKSETYYRTLFENTGTAMTIIDTNSVIRSCNSQYERLSGYSTQEIEGKMCWSDFVPPEELERMQAYHATRTLKTNSAPDNYEFIFLARNGIHKQVHVFVGVIPDTNDRVCSLIDVTERKEALQALRKSEERYELMTWGANDGLWDWDLTTNSVYYSPRYKEILGYTDEEFPNQISSWENAVHPNDAKRCIAANRECVDGKIDQFQVEFRMFHKDGSIRWILGRGGSTKDENGTVYRLSGTHTDITKRKQAENALRDSEERYRTIFENATDGIYQCTLDGQFLTVNTAMARYMGYDSPTEMINTINNICQQMWVNPNDRQVFLQELAKNGTLQNYEQHIKRKDGSRIWISENARAIYNDNGDIEYYEGFLQDITTRRFNESTTKALYAISAAITITRDLSELYCAIHAIIADVIHAKNFFIAQVDEITDTMRFVYFRDEKDDYIDISGISDPNQNSLSINVYRTGNPFRFSSARPNDIAMTKKIGIIGTPPAAWLGVPLRLNGKVMGVMVVQDYSNPLQYSKTDVTFMIAVSEQVAMAIERKANEESLTRLNEKLESKVDQRTAELKTQTAELENANKRLRKLDEIKSALVSSVSHELRTPLTSIRGFAKLCARDFTRYFHPLTENKQLKGKGERIRDNLGIIDTEGERLTRLINDFLDINRIESGKAAWHDSLLNPCDIITKATTTASGSFAAKTGVQLKTDLPSTSRLIHADPDKMHQVLINLLNNAYKFTPHGTVTVSLRDNGESLILSIIDTGPGIPDEELPHLFEKFHKSPLGDTIRIADRGTGLGLTICKEIVEHYGGAIWVESTFGKGSCFSFSIPPVPGTKTKCTA, translated from the coding sequence ATGAGAGAAGATCACGAAAAGTCAAAAGCGGAGCTTATAGCGGAGCTGAACAAGCTCCGCTTTGCTGTGGCGGGCACAGATAATGAAAAATACCGCAATATAGTTGAAGGCCTACCTCAATTCGTCTTTGAACTCGATACCGCGGGGAACTTACGGTACACCAACGAATATGCCCTCAAAAGCTACGGATACTCCCCAAAGGACGTCATAGACGGCCTTCACTTGGCAGACATCATTCACCCGGATTCAGTCAGCCAAGCCCAAAACAGCGTCGCTTCTATCCTCAAGGGTGAAATCATTCAGGGCGAAGAATACATTGCTCTTCGCAAAGACAAATCCACCTTTCCCATCAAGGTCTATTCCCAACGGATAGTCGAAAACAACCGTACGGCAGGCATACGCGGCATTATCGTCGACATCTCTGACATGAAGCTCGTTGAAAGGGCTCTTCTCAAAAGTGAAACTTACTACCGTACGCTGTTCGAAAACACGGGTACGGCCATGACCATCATCGACACCAATAGCGTTATCCGCAGTTGCAACTCACAATATGAAAGACTTTCCGGTTACTCAACCCAAGAGATTGAAGGAAAGATGTGTTGGTCGGATTTTGTTCCCCCCGAAGAACTGGAACGAATGCAAGCCTACCATGCCACCCGTACGCTCAAAACCAACTCGGCTCCCGACAATTATGAATTCATTTTCCTTGCCCGCAACGGAATTCATAAACAGGTTCACGTTTTTGTAGGCGTTATTCCAGATACCAATGATCGGGTCTGCTCTCTCATTGATGTCACGGAAAGAAAAGAGGCTCTGCAAGCTTTACGCAAAAGCGAAGAGCGATACGAACTCATGACATGGGGAGCCAACGACGGTCTTTGGGATTGGGATTTGACAACCAATTCCGTATATTATTCTCCACGATACAAGGAAATTCTCGGATATACCGATGAAGAATTCCCTAACCAGATCAGTTCATGGGAAAACGCAGTCCATCCCAATGATGCGAAACGGTGCATAGCCGCCAACAGGGAATGCGTCGACGGCAAGATTGATCAATTTCAAGTAGAATTTCGCATGTTCCACAAGGATGGCTCGATCCGTTGGATACTCGGTCGAGGCGGCAGCACCAAAGATGAAAACGGCACAGTGTATCGTCTTTCGGGAACGCATACCGACATCACCAAACGCAAACAGGCTGAAAACGCCCTACGCGACAGCGAGGAACGCTACAGAACCATTTTCGAAAATGCGACAGATGGCATCTACCAATGCACTCTGGACGGACAATTCCTGACGGTCAACACTGCCATGGCCCGCTATATGGGATACGACAGTCCTACGGAAATGATCAATACCATCAACAACATCTGTCAACAGATGTGGGTCAACCCAAATGATCGGCAAGTTTTTCTACAAGAACTCGCTAAAAACGGCACGCTGCAAAACTACGAGCAGCACATCAAACGCAAAGACGGATCCAGAATATGGATATCCGAAAATGCCCGTGCAATTTATAACGATAATGGAGACATTGAGTATTACGAGGGATTTCTTCAGGACATCACTACGCGTCGATTCAATGAAAGCACGACAAAAGCTCTCTATGCCATTTCTGCGGCCATAACCATCACTCGCGACCTTTCCGAACTCTACTGTGCCATTCACGCCATTATTGCTGATGTGATTCACGCCAAAAATTTCTTCATTGCACAGGTCGATGAAATAACAGACACGATGCGATTCGTTTATTTTCGCGATGAAAAAGATGACTATATCGACATCAGTGGCATCAGCGATCCAAACCAAAACAGCCTGTCCATCAATGTATATAGGACAGGCAACCCTTTCCGTTTTTCCTCGGCTCGTCCAAACGATATTGCCATGACCAAAAAAATTGGCATCATCGGTACCCCCCCTGCAGCATGGCTCGGTGTTCCACTCAGACTGAACGGCAAGGTCATGGGCGTCATGGTCGTACAGGATTATTCCAACCCCCTGCAATACTCAAAAACAGACGTCACTTTCATGATAGCCGTTTCCGAGCAGGTGGCCATGGCCATTGAACGCAAAGCCAACGAAGAGTCCCTGACCCGACTCAACGAAAAGTTGGAATCAAAAGTCGATCAACGAACCGCAGAACTCAAGACACAGACTGCTGAACTCGAAAATGCCAACAAACGACTTCGCAAATTGGATGAAATCAAGTCAGCTCTTGTTTCTTCAGTTTCTCATGAACTCCGCACACCGCTGACATCCATACGTGGGTTTGCCAAACTCTGCGCCCGTGATTTCACGCGATATTTCCACCCTCTCACGGAGAACAAGCAACTTAAAGGAAAGGGCGAACGCATTCGGGATAATCTCGGAATTATCGACACAGAAGGCGAACGCCTCACACGCCTTATCAATGATTTCCTGGATATCAATCGTATTGAATCAGGCAAAGCGGCCTGGCACGACTCCCTTCTTAATCCCTGCGATATCATCACCAAAGCGACCACTACGGCCTCTGGCAGCTTTGCCGCCAAAACCGGGGTGCAACTCAAAACCGATTTACCGTCGACCTCACGTCTCATTCACGCCGACCCCGATAAAATGCATCAGGTGCTTATCAATCTGCTCAATAACGCTTACAAATTCACTCCACATGGAACCGTAACTGTTTCCCTGCGGGACAACGGCGAGAGCTTGATCCTGTCTATCATTGACACAGGACCAGGAATCCCCGACGAAGAATTGCCTCACCTGTTCGAAAAATTCCACAAATCGCCCTTGGGTGACACCATTCGCATAGCAGATAGAGGAACCGGACTTGGCCTTACCATTTGTAAAGAAATCGTGGAGCACTACGGCGGGGCGATTTGGGTTGAATCGACTTTTGGAAAAGGCAGTTGCTTCTCCTTTTCAATTCCGCCGGTTCCAGGGACAAAAACCAAATGTACTGCGTAA
- a CDS encoding methyl-accepting chemotaxis protein codes for MKKNVLRLTIAFAVYILGVFLFSGYEYLSTKNQVLHATDEQLKNAAHVIPAIIGKDYHVGIAAKQSDVQTYTSILSDLNDAIKDTNIVNLYSMIKKNGDVFYTSSNASRDDIAARDYIKFMAPCVDASATLKNIFSSNKTVFKDYENSDGNFHCILVPFTAPDGTRYVTGADIRMNDIHDMLFSRALMSIGKGFALLLLLIPILWASWKNAKDEKMFLHAEINKGMQEIEELNKNLVKQIETAKEHEQQAMQAKRTAEEAQTHAEQAGITARHEAAVTLEDSSHHLSIASEQLAAQVQQVAQGAETQKLRTLETAAAMEEMNATVFEVASNASTAAEKTDNAKTVAESGLTVVEEVITAIGTVSDRTKAMRESLHSLGERALGIGEIINVINDIADQTNLLALNAAIEAARAGEAGRGFSVVADEVRKLAEKTMSATKEVESTIGSIQKLTESNINHMNDTNEVVSMTTGLAKKAGQELQDIVELVNDSSDRVRSIATASEEQSAASEEINRAADEINSISTETAEGMGQATEAIMDLAAQSVQLKALIASLKSE; via the coding sequence ATGAAAAAGAATGTACTTAGACTGACTATTGCTTTTGCCGTTTATATACTCGGCGTTTTCCTTTTCTCTGGATACGAATACCTTTCCACCAAGAATCAGGTGCTGCATGCAACAGATGAACAACTCAAAAATGCCGCACATGTCATCCCTGCAATCATCGGAAAGGACTACCATGTTGGTATTGCTGCAAAACAATCTGATGTGCAAACATACACCAGCATACTTTCAGATTTGAATGACGCCATAAAAGACACGAACATCGTCAACCTCTACTCGATGATCAAGAAAAACGGCGACGTGTTTTATACCAGCTCCAATGCTTCTCGCGACGACATTGCAGCGAGAGACTACATTAAATTCATGGCCCCCTGTGTGGATGCAAGTGCGACGCTAAAAAACATATTTTCTTCCAACAAGACGGTATTTAAAGATTATGAAAACAGCGATGGAAACTTTCATTGCATACTGGTTCCATTCACGGCCCCGGATGGCACCCGATATGTCACCGGAGCCGATATCAGAATGAACGACATCCACGACATGTTGTTCTCCCGCGCACTCATGTCCATCGGCAAAGGGTTCGCACTCCTTCTTCTTCTCATCCCCATTCTCTGGGCGTCATGGAAAAACGCCAAAGATGAAAAAATGTTTCTCCATGCCGAAATAAACAAGGGTATGCAGGAAATTGAAGAACTAAACAAAAATCTTGTCAAACAAATCGAGACGGCAAAAGAGCATGAACAACAGGCCATGCAAGCAAAAAGAACAGCTGAAGAAGCGCAAACTCACGCAGAGCAGGCCGGAATTACTGCCCGCCATGAGGCAGCGGTTACATTAGAAGACTCATCGCACCATCTTTCCATAGCCAGTGAGCAGCTTGCCGCTCAGGTACAACAGGTCGCACAGGGTGCCGAGACTCAAAAGCTAAGGACGCTCGAAACCGCAGCAGCAATGGAAGAAATGAACGCAACGGTATTTGAAGTCGCTTCAAATGCTTCCACTGCAGCCGAAAAGACTGACAACGCCAAAACCGTGGCAGAATCCGGCCTGACTGTTGTTGAAGAAGTCATCACAGCCATAGGCACCGTGTCAGACAGGACTAAGGCCATGCGGGAGAGCCTGCATTCTTTGGGAGAACGCGCCCTTGGCATTGGTGAAATAATCAATGTCATCAATGATATTGCAGACCAAACAAACCTGCTGGCTCTGAATGCCGCCATTGAGGCTGCCCGTGCAGGAGAAGCCGGGAGAGGATTCTCGGTCGTGGCAGATGAAGTCAGGAAACTGGCTGAAAAAACCATGTCCGCCACAAAGGAAGTTGAAAGTACCATCGGCTCGATTCAAAAACTCACCGAAAGTAACATTAACCACATGAACGACACCAACGAGGTCGTATCGATGACTACCGGATTGGCCAAAAAAGCTGGTCAAGAATTGCAGGATATCGTCGAGCTAGTGAACGACAGTTCTGATCGTGTGCGCTCCATCGCAACAGCAAGTGAAGAACAATCCGCCGCAAGTGAGGAAATAAATCGGGCTGCTGATGAAATAAACAGCATCTCCACTGAAACAGCTGAAGGCATGGGACAGGCGACGGAAGCCATCATGGACCTTGCCGCACAGTCGGTGCAGCTCAAGGCTTTGATTGCTTCATTGAAAAGCGAATAA
- a CDS encoding RNA recognition motif domain-containing protein, translating to MAKNIYVGNLPWSSTEEDVRAAFETYGEVVSVKLINDRETGRPRGFGFVEMEDNGALEAIESLDGSDMGGRNIKVNEARPRPERPRW from the coding sequence ATGGCTAAGAATATTTATGTGGGCAATCTGCCCTGGAGTTCCACGGAAGAGGATGTACGCGCAGCTTTTGAAACATACGGTGAAGTTGTCTCCGTCAAATTGATCAATGACCGTGAAACCGGTCGCCCCCGCGGCTTTGGTTTCGTGGAAATGGAAGACAATGGCGCTCTGGAAGCTATCGAAAGTCTGGACGGCTCCGACATGGGCGGGCGCAATATCAAAGTCAACGAGGCTCGCCCACGCCCCGAACGTCCGCGTTGGTAG
- a CDS encoding PAS domain S-box protein, with protein sequence MNLVIVLASMVLQFAAGFLALRLIIDTDRSWAWILLAAGIFAMAFRRVHTLYAMYSKGVDPSLLYEGLGLAVSILLFFGVFMVAPMIRDMRKATARLARSEERYRTVAEFTHDWEYWLAPNDTYQYVSPACERITGYGPDEFFLDPELFERLIHPDDREVVLSQISSVEKMHQRMRFDCRIIARDGRIHWVAYNSMPVYSPDGLYLGVRASVREIEHRKRLEVELRESRALYQGLIQDSRSMIFRLDPSGLVTFVNNQVLGCWGCVESDFLGKSIKDILLGDGAGSDGAYQMDDFLTSGGRFELETTVKMFCGSTIWCQWGGSVLRDIEGGISGFVLVGLDVSNRKALDKLKENVTRVVRHDLKSPLSGIIGIPRLLRKDNNITPRQADLLKAVEDAGSLMLELLNQSINLYKLETGTYRFNIEEFDLVELLGIIVKSIQVSQERPASVVVTMDGNSVGNEGQFLICAEQPLVFSLFSNLLRNAFEASEKEPISVDLRNDGGCVVRIHNAGVVPESIRASFFEKYVTEGKPGGTGLGTFSAKLIAQSHGGDITMDSSAGSGTIVTVWLPLKTECFSC encoded by the coding sequence ATGAACCTCGTTATTGTGCTCGCATCGATGGTTCTTCAGTTTGCGGCTGGGTTTCTAGCCTTGCGACTTATCATTGATACTGATCGCAGTTGGGCCTGGATCCTTCTGGCTGCGGGGATTTTTGCTATGGCGTTTCGCCGTGTTCATACTTTGTACGCGATGTATTCAAAGGGCGTTGACCCCTCGCTGCTCTATGAAGGCCTTGGATTGGCTGTCTCCATTCTTCTTTTTTTTGGTGTTTTTATGGTTGCCCCGATGATACGGGATATGCGCAAAGCGACGGCTCGTTTGGCGCGAAGTGAAGAACGGTACAGGACTGTTGCCGAATTTACACACGACTGGGAGTATTGGCTCGCACCTAACGATACGTATCAGTATGTTTCTCCGGCCTGTGAAAGAATCACCGGGTACGGCCCGGATGAGTTCTTCCTTGATCCTGAATTATTTGAACGATTGATCCATCCCGATGATCGTGAAGTGGTGTTGAGTCAGATTTCTTCGGTTGAAAAGATGCACCAGCGCATGCGGTTTGATTGTCGGATAATCGCCAGGGATGGACGTATTCATTGGGTCGCGTACAACAGCATGCCTGTGTATTCTCCAGATGGGCTTTATCTTGGCGTTCGTGCGTCGGTGAGAGAAATTGAACATCGCAAACGGTTGGAGGTCGAACTACGTGAAAGCCGTGCTTTATATCAGGGATTGATCCAAGATTCCCGGTCCATGATATTTCGGCTTGATCCTTCGGGGCTGGTGACATTTGTAAACAATCAAGTCCTCGGCTGTTGGGGATGTGTCGAGTCTGATTTCCTTGGAAAGTCGATTAAGGATATCCTTTTGGGCGATGGTGCTGGTTCTGATGGAGCTTACCAAATGGATGATTTTTTGACTTCTGGCGGACGGTTTGAACTGGAAACGACAGTGAAAATGTTCTGCGGAAGTACCATCTGGTGTCAGTGGGGTGGCAGTGTACTTCGGGATATTGAAGGCGGGATTAGTGGTTTTGTTCTTGTTGGGCTCGATGTTTCCAATCGTAAGGCTTTGGATAAGTTGAAGGAGAATGTGACACGGGTTGTTCGACATGATCTCAAGTCTCCGCTTTCCGGTATTATCGGCATCCCGCGCCTGCTTCGGAAGGACAACAATATCACTCCACGACAGGCTGATTTGCTTAAAGCTGTTGAAGATGCTGGAAGCCTTATGCTCGAACTTCTCAATCAATCCATTAACTTATATAAGCTGGAAACTGGGACTTATCGATTCAATATTGAGGAATTTGATCTTGTTGAATTGCTCGGTATTATTGTGAAATCCATTCAGGTCAGTCAGGAACGACCAGCAAGTGTTGTGGTGACGATGGACGGAAATTCTGTGGGGAATGAAGGGCAATTCTTGATTTGTGCTGAGCAGCCGCTTGTTTTTTCACTTTTTAGCAATCTGTTGCGAAACGCTTTTGAAGCCAGCGAGAAAGAGCCGATCAGCGTGGATTTGCGAAATGATGGCGGGTGTGTGGTTCGTATTCATAACGCCGGGGTGGTTCCTGAATCCATACGAGCGTCTTTTTTTGAGAAGTACGTCACCGAAGGAAAGCCCGGTGGCACGGGACTGGGAACCTTTAGTGCGAAGCTTATCGCACAGTCCCATGGAGGTGATATTACAATGGATTCGTCAGCAGGAAGCGGGACGATCGTTACAGTCTGGCTCCCCCTGAAAACGGAGTGCTTTTCCTGTTAA
- a CDS encoding nucleoside deaminase has protein sequence MTQNSFSDLSFSLDMPKWAVSTLESLPTHMPTPEERMAAVIEFSRQNFLRNTGGPFAAGVFERDSGRLVVIGVNRVMPYNCSSAHAEIMALSLAQKMLGTYDLGAEGLPAHELVVNWRPCAMCFGAVIWSGVRSLVIAGSGPELEEITGFDEGPVSENWRVELDRRGISLTNDVLRDEAIAAYREFAASQNTVYNARQGN, from the coding sequence ATGACACAGAATTCCTTTTCCGATCTTTCTTTTTCTCTTGATATGCCCAAATGGGCCGTTTCAACCCTTGAATCATTACCAACGCATATGCCGACGCCGGAAGAGCGCATGGCGGCTGTTATCGAGTTTTCGCGACAGAATTTCCTGAGGAATACTGGTGGGCCTTTTGCTGCTGGAGTGTTTGAACGGGATTCCGGGCGGTTGGTCGTTATCGGCGTGAACCGCGTTATGCCGTACAATTGTTCGTCGGCGCATGCCGAGATCATGGCCTTGTCATTGGCTCAGAAGATGCTCGGGACCTATGACCTTGGCGCTGAGGGGCTTCCAGCCCATGAGTTGGTAGTCAACTGGCGGCCTTGTGCAATGTGTTTCGGAGCAGTGATATGGTCCGGGGTGCGTTCGTTGGTTATTGCAGGGTCCGGGCCGGAGTTGGAAGAAATTACCGGGTTTGACGAAGGGCCGGTCAGTGAGAATTGGCGGGTTGAATTGGATCGACGCGGTATTTCCCTGACTAATGATGTCCTGCGGGATGAAGCTATTGCCGCCTATCGTGAATTCGCGGCTTCACAGAACACCGTTTATAATGCGCGGCAGGGGAATTAA
- the infA gene encoding translation initiation factor IF-1 has protein sequence MAKEEGIVVQGTVEEALPNAMFRVELENGHTVLAHISGKMRKFRIRVMPGDTVTVELSPYDLTRGRITFRPR, from the coding sequence ATGGCTAAAGAAGAAGGAATCGTCGTTCAAGGCACCGTTGAAGAAGCCTTGCCCAACGCTATGTTCCGCGTTGAACTTGAAAACGGTCACACCGTGCTGGCACATATTTCTGGAAAAATGCGCAAATTCCGCATCCGCGTTATGCCTGGCGACACTGTCACCGTGGAACTTTCCCCGTACGACCTCACCCGCGGCAGAATCACCTTCCGCCCTCGGTAA